One bacterium DNA segment encodes these proteins:
- the ruvX gene encoding Holliday junction resolvase RuvX gives MADRRPAAGPGEVLPRAAADQVGRHQRAADGPAAHASAGRTHLTPLRGAAGHAIEFRGRVRCVFTSRVARTLTLVRILAVDPGSKRVGLALSDPTATIAQALMTVPAEPSATLAARLAEIGKAHEARRIVVGLPRRMDGTLGPEAAAAKKLADAIRRASKLPVELVDERLTTVAAERSLIAGGVRRAQRRLSVDRVAAALMLQAHLDRRRDG, from the coding sequence ATCGCAGATCGTCGGCCGGCCGCTGGCCCAGGCGAAGTTCTACCTCGAGCGGCTGCCGATCAAGTCGGTCGCCATCAAAGAGCAGCCGATGGCCCTGCCGCTCATGCCTCTGCTGGTCGGACGCATCTCACTCCACTACGTGGTGCAGCAGGGCACGCCATCGAGTTCCGCGGCCGCGTCCGGTGCGTCTTCACCAGCCGCGTCGCCCGCACCCTCACCCTAGTGCGCATACTCGCGGTCGATCCGGGGTCGAAGCGGGTCGGGCTCGCGCTCAGCGATCCCACGGCGACCATCGCGCAGGCGCTCATGACCGTCCCGGCGGAGCCGTCGGCGACGCTTGCGGCGCGCCTGGCGGAGATCGGCAAGGCACACGAGGCAAGGCGGATCGTGGTCGGCCTGCCGCGGCGCATGGATGGAACGCTTGGGCCGGAGGCGGCGGCGGCGAAAAAGCTCGCCGATGCGATTCGAAGGGCCTCGAAGCTTCCGGTCGAGCTCGTCGACGAGCGCCTGACGACGGTGGCCGCGGAGCGCTCGCTGATCGCGGGCGGCGTGCGGCGCGCCCAGCGGCGGCTCAGCGTCGACCGGGTGGCCGCCGCCCTGATGCTCCAGGCCCACCTGGACCGGCGACGTGACGGCTGA